One genomic window of Conger conger chromosome 7, fConCon1.1, whole genome shotgun sequence includes the following:
- the zgc:162144 gene encoding RD3 domain-containing protein: MFPWSALFSPEPQVPGQRSPEEMVTNTLMLELGALLKRTERFRQERATEMRKRSSSVDYSWLASHPPKHAYELTPGEVLELQDLCAKIRPSQCGPVVLRFRKLVTEFEPDVNEVPRIFRSVLSDCLEDDELGLEEEMLREQASRFQKQRSKSLSFVTFRSKFRINPFRGGGLAGHEAEPWPGEEEEAMPIGIQGRTRRVMSMPDITPMEESTHS, encoded by the exons ATGTTCCCCTGGTCGGCCTTGTTCTCTCCAGAGCCTCAGGTCCCTGGCCAGCGGTCGCCGGAGGAAATGGTGACCAACACCCTGATGCTGGAGCTGGGCGCTCTGCTGAAACGCACAGAACGTTTCCGCCAGGAGAGGGCAACGGAGATGCGCAAGCGGAGCTCTTCTGTGGACTACAGCTGGCTGGCCTCGCATCCCCCGAAACATGCCTATGAGCTCACCCCCGGTGAAGTGCTGGAGTTGCAAGACCTGTGTGCCAAGATCCGCCCCTCCCAGTGTGGCCCCGTCGTACTGAG GTTCAGGAAGCTGGTGACGGAGTTTGAGCCGGATGTCAACGAAGTGCCACGCATCTTCCGTTCCGTGCTGAGCGACTGCCTGGAGGACGAtgagctgggcctggaggaggagatGCTGCGAGAGCAGGCCAGCCGCTTCCAAAAGCAGCGCAGCAAGAGCCTGTCCTTCGTCACCTTCCGCTCCAAGTTCCGCATCAACCCCTTCCGGGGCGGGGGTCTCGCGGGGCATGAAGCGGAGCCGTGgccgggggaggaggaggaggcgatGCCGATAGGGATCCAAGGGAGGACCAGGAGGGTGATGAGCATGCCCGACATTACCCCCATGGAGGAGAGCACCCACAGTtaa
- the LOC133133681 gene encoding syntaxin-5-like: MPCRDRTTEFMSACRSLEGRQNGIQTSKPAQKTFRQRSEFIVLAKRIGKDLNNTFAKLERLTILAKRKSLFDDKAIEIEELAYIVKQDITSLNKQIGQLQELVRSSGSQNGRHIQTHSNTIMVSLQSKLASMSNDFKSVLEVRTEIVKQQHSRRELFSQSLPPTSLQQTCNPNSLLLMLEDTRGYRDVSIDTDSCSSHQLLLINEQDLYIQSRADTIQSIESTIVELGSIFQQLAHMVKEQEETVQRIDANVEDTQHNVDAAQAEILKYFQSVSSNRRLLIKIFLILIVFFVVFIVFVA; encoded by the exons ATGCCTTGCCGAGACCGCACCACTGAGTTTATGTCTGCCTGCAGGTCCCTGGAGGGGAGGCAG AATGGGATCCAGACATCAAAACCAGCCCAAAAGACATTCAGACAGCGCAGTGAATTCATTGTCTTGGCAAA GAGAATAGGAAAGGACTTGAACAATACTTTTGCAAAACTGGAAAGGCTCACAATCC TTGCCAAGAGAAAATCCTTGTTTGATGACAAAGCCATAGAGATTGAAGAGCTGGCCTACATTGTTAAACAG GACATCACCAGCCTGAATAAGCAGATAGGGCAGCTACAGGAGCTGGTGCGCTCCTCTGGCAGTCAGAATGGGAGACATATCCAAACGCATTCCAACACCATTATGGTCTCGCTGCAG tccaAACTGGCGTCAATGTCAAATGACTTCAAATCAGTTCTGGAGGTCAGAACAGAG atTGTTAAGCAGCAGCACAGTAGGAGAGAGCTGTTTTCCCAGTCCCTCCCCCCAACCTCCCTTCAGCAAACCTGCAACCCCA ACAGTTTGTTGTTGATGCTGGAAGATACAAGGGGGTATAGGGACGTGTCGATAGACACAGATTCCTGCTCCAGCCACCAGCTGCTGCTCATAAATGAACAG GACTTGTACATCCAGAGCCGGGCAGACACCATACAAAGTATTGAGTCCACCATTGTTGAGCTGGGCTCCATATTTCAGCAGCTGGCACACATGgtgaaagagcaggaggagacgGTGCAGAG GATCGACGCCAATGTGGAGGACACCCAGCACAATGTGGATGCTGCCCAGGCCGAGATACTCAAATACTTCCAGTCGGTTTCCTCAAATCGCCGGCTACTTATCAAAatcttcctcatcctcattgTCTTCTTCGTTGTCTTCATTGTCTTTGTGGCTTAA